CGGTGCGGCCTTGGAGGAGGCGAGCCAGGCGTCGAGGTCGTCGGGGTAGCGCTCGCGGACCTCGGCGAAGGTCAGTCCCTCCCAGGCACCGAAGTCGGCCTCGCGCAGCCCCTCGTCTATCCGGACCTCCAGTCCGAGGCGCGCCGCCACGGCCGCCGCGGTCTCCCGGCAGCGGCGCACCGGCGAGGACACGACGGCCTGGACGGTGCCCCGCGCGGCGAGGGCGGCCGCGGCCTGCTCGGCCTGGCGGCGCCCGGCGGGCGAGAGTTCGGGGTCGCTGCCGCCGCTGCCGGAGAACCGCTTCTGGGGGGTCAGCGCCGTCTCGCCGTGCCGGAGCAGGACGAACGTCGTCGGCGCTCCCAGGTCGGCCGGGGCGGCCCACCCGACGGGAACGGCCTTCGGCTCGGCGAGCGCCGCCGGGCCGGAGGCGTCCCCGGAAGCCGGGGAGCCGGAAACTGGAGCGGCCGGCTCCGGCGTCGTCATCCGCGTGTGGAGACCCGCGGCCGACGCCCCGGGCTCCCAGCGCTTGCCGGCCTTGCCCGCGTCCATGGCTTCGTTGGCGAGCCGGTCCGCGTGCTTGTTCTTCTCACGCGGGATCCACTGGTACGTGACCTGGCCAGCCGGGAGGACGCCACGGGCCTCGGCGGCCAGCGGCTTCATGTCCGGGTGCTTGATCTTCCAGCGGCCGGACATCTGCTCCACGACGAGCTTGGAGTCCATCCGGACCTGGACCGTGGCCTCCGGGTCGAGGGCCTTCGCCGCCTTGAGGCCCGCGATGAGGCCCTTGTACTCGGCGACGTTGTTGGTGGCCGTGCCGATGTACTCGGCGGCCTCGGCGAGGGCCTCGCCGGTCACCGGGTCCAGGACGACGGCGCCGTAGCCGGCGGGGCCCGGGTTGCCCCGGGAACCGCCGTCCGCCTCGACGATGAAGCGATTCGCCATGGGGCTTACAGGCCCGACTCGCGGGTGCGGACGAGGATGCGGGTGCAGTTCTCGCACCGGACGACCTCGTCCGGGGCCGCGGCGCGCACCTCGTTGAGCCCGGTGATGTCGAGCTCCAGGCGGCAGCCCTCGCAGCGGCGCTGGTTGAGGCGGGCGGCGCCGACGCCACCCTCCTTGGTGCGGATCTTGTCGTAGAGCTTGAGCAGGTCGGCCGGGATGGAGCCGGCGACGATCTCGCGCTCCTTGGTGACCGAGGCGGCCTCGGCGTCGATCTCGGCGAAGGCGGCGTCGCGGCGGGCGACGGCGTCGTTGACCTTGGCCTGCACGGACTCGACGCGGCCGGTCAGCTCGGTGACGCGCTCCTGGGCGGACTCGCGGCGCTCCATGACCTCGAGGACGACGTCCTCCAGGTCGCCCTGGCGCTTGGCGAGCGAGGCGATCTCGCGCTGGAGGTTCTCCAGGTCCTTCGGGGAGATGCCGATGCCTGCGTCCAGGCGCTGCTGGTCGCGGGCGGCGCGCTGGCGCACCTGGTCCACGTCCTGCTCGGCCTTGGTCTGCTCGCGGGTGGTGTCGCTCTCCTCGGTCTGCGCGGCGACGAGGAGGTCGCGGTGCTGCGTGAGATCGCCTTCGAGGCTCTGGATCTCGGCGTGCTCGGGCAGGCTCTTGCGCTTGTGGGCGAGCTGCGCGAGGCGGGTGTCCAGGGTCTGGAGGTCGAGAAGACGGATCTGGTCGGCGGGCGCGGCGTTCAGTGGAAGCTCCTGATTAGTGGTGGGAAGAGGAAGCGGACGACGCCGCGTGGGCGGTCCAGGGGTCGGTGACCGTACGGGAGATATGGGTGCGCAGCCCCCAGCCGTGGCGGTCGGAGATCTCGTCGAGCTGGGCGGCGGCCTGCTCGATCCAGGGCCACTCGGTGGCCCAGTGCGCCGCGTCCACGAGGGCGAGCGGGCTGTGGTGCTGGGCCTCGGACGCGGGGTGGTGGCGCAGGTCGGCGGTGACGTAGGCGTCGACGCCCGCGGCCCGTACCTCGTCGAAGAGGGAGTCGCCGGAGCCGCCGCAGACGGCGACCGTGCGGATGAGGCGCTCGGGGTCGCCCGCGACGCGGATGCCCTGCGCGGTGGCGGGCAGCCGTTCGGCGGCGCGGGCGGCGAACGCGGCGAGGGTCAGCGGGGGCTCGACCTCGCAGATCCGGCCGAGGCCGCGACGGCCCGCGGAGTCGCTCGGGTCGGGTACGAGGGGGCCGGTGACGCGCAGGTCGAGGGCGCCGGCGAGGGCGTCGGAGACACCGGGGTCGGCGCGGTCGGCGTTGGTGTGCGCGACGTGGAGGGCGACGTCGTTCTTGATGAGGGTGTGCACGACGCGGCCCTTGAAGGTGGAGGCCGCGACCGTCGTCGTTCCGCGCAGATAGAGCGGGTGGTGGGTGACGAGCAGGTCCGCGCCCAGCTCCACGGCTTCGTCGGCGACCTCCTGAACGGGGTCGACGGCGAACAGGACCCGGCCGACGGGGGCGTCGGGATCGCCGCAGACCGTACCGACGGCGTCCCACTGCTCGGCCCGCTCCGGGGGCCAGAGGGCGTCGAGGGCGGCGATGACTTCAGACAGTACGGGCACGGG
The window above is part of the Streptomyces syringium genome. Proteins encoded here:
- a CDS encoding zinc ribbon domain-containing protein translates to MNAAPADQIRLLDLQTLDTRLAQLAHKRKSLPEHAEIQSLEGDLTQHRDLLVAAQTEESDTTREQTKAEQDVDQVRQRAARDQQRLDAGIGISPKDLENLQREIASLAKRQGDLEDVVLEVMERRESAQERVTELTGRVESVQAKVNDAVARRDAAFAEIDAEAASVTKEREIVAGSIPADLLKLYDKIRTKEGGVGAARLNQRRCEGCRLELDITGLNEVRAAAPDEVVRCENCTRILVRTRESGL
- a CDS encoding Nif3-like dinuclear metal center hexameric protein; this encodes MPVLSEVIAALDALWPPERAEQWDAVGTVCGDPDAPVGRVLFAVDPVQEVADEAVELGADLLVTHHPLYLRGTTTVAASTFKGRVVHTLIKNDVALHVAHTNADRADPGVSDALAGALDLRVTGPLVPDPSDSAGRRGLGRICEVEPPLTLAAFAARAAERLPATAQGIRVAGDPERLIRTVAVCGGSGDSLFDEVRAAGVDAYVTADLRHHPASEAQHHSPLALVDAAHWATEWPWIEQAAAQLDEISDRHGWGLRTHISRTVTDPWTAHAASSASSSHH
- a CDS encoding bifunctional RNase H/acid phosphatase — translated: MANRFIVEADGGSRGNPGPAGYGAVVLDPVTGEALAEAAEYIGTATNNVAEYKGLIAGLKAAKALDPEATVQVRMDSKLVVEQMSGRWKIKHPDMKPLAAEARGVLPAGQVTYQWIPREKNKHADRLANEAMDAGKAGKRWEPGASAAGLHTRMTTPEPAAPVSGSPASGDASGPAALAEPKAVPVGWAAPADLGAPTTFVLLRHGETALTPQKRFSGSGGSDPELSPAGRRQAEQAAAALAARGTVQAVVSSPVRRCRETAAAVAARLGLEVRIDEGLREADFGAWEGLTFAEVRERYPDDLDAWLASSKAAPTGGGESFAAVARRVALSRDKLIARYAGRTVLLVTHVTPVKTLVRLALGAPPESLFRMELSAASLSAVAYYADGNASLRLLNDTSHLRH